The following are encoded together in the Patagioenas fasciata isolate bPatFas1 chromosome 7, bPatFas1.hap1, whole genome shotgun sequence genome:
- the ATP5MC3 gene encoding ATP synthase F(0) complex subunit C3, mitochondrial, with the protein MFACAKLATSPSLIRAGSRVLYRPISASVLSRPEVKTGEGNSTLNGAQNTVSRLALREFQTSAISRDIDTAAKFIGAGAATVGVAGSGAGIGTVFGSLIIGYARNPSLKQQLFSYAILGFALSEAMGLFCLMVAFLILFAM; encoded by the exons ATGTTCGCCTGCGCCAAGCTCGCCACCTCGCCCTCCCTG ATCCGTGCTGGATCAAGAGTCTTGTACAGACCAATTTCGGCATCTGTGTTGTCTAGGCCAGAGGTCAAGACTGGAGAG ggCAACTCAACACTTAATGGGGCCCAAAATACTGTCTCCCGACTAGCACTTAGAGAATTCCAGACTAGTGCTATCAGCAGGGACATTGACACTGCTGCCAAATTTATTGGTGCTGGTGCTGCTACAGTAGGTGTGGCTGGTTCTGGTGCTGGTATTGGAACAGTCTTCGGTAGCCTAATCATTGGTTATGCCAG AAATCCTTCTCTGAAGCAGCAGCTGTTCTCATATGCTATCCTGGGATTCGCCCTGTCTGAAGCTATGGGTCTGTTCTGTCTGATGGTTGCTTTCTTGATCCTATTTGCCATGTGA